In Gimesia benthica, a single window of DNA contains:
- a CDS encoding DUF6677 family protein has product MADSQNQIELKNPAVAAVLGFLIPGAGHFYQGRTFKGAIYCFCILSTFFCGMALGDWKTVYYQSWQGKRNLGYFAQVGVGLPALPALVQNSRFHKQAAPGNLARNDLDAGYFQSQPYQMDLPLEASFKGTLLDRGNDGKTISGALEGTIRLKSIDGEFGPEVRGAFEGTLDGKPIEPLELADPIGIGLPLGGNQRRALECAVIRKEGGQRTDTGHIEGSIPRPFLNWFEMPLSESELDDINKELGKRYEFAVVFTWIAGLLNLLAIWDAFEGPAYGRGDEEEEKPSSDKEPSPATT; this is encoded by the coding sequence ATGGCTGACAGTCAAAATCAAATTGAATTAAAAAATCCGGCTGTCGCTGCAGTGCTCGGGTTCCTGATTCCAGGAGCAGGTCACTTTTACCAGGGCCGCACCTTCAAAGGAGCGATTTACTGCTTCTGTATTCTGAGCACGTTCTTCTGCGGAATGGCACTGGGCGACTGGAAAACGGTCTATTATCAGTCCTGGCAGGGGAAGCGGAATCTGGGTTACTTTGCCCAGGTTGGCGTCGGTCTGCCGGCACTGCCCGCACTGGTACAGAACTCCCGGTTCCATAAACAGGCGGCGCCAGGCAACCTGGCCCGCAACGATCTGGATGCAGGCTATTTTCAGTCGCAGCCTTACCAGATGGATCTGCCGCTGGAAGCTTCTTTCAAGGGAACGCTGCTGGATCGAGGCAATGACGGAAAAACCATCAGCGGTGCGCTGGAGGGTACCATCCGGCTGAAATCCATCGATGGTGAGTTCGGACCTGAGGTCAGAGGTGCCTTTGAGGGCACCCTGGATGGAAAACCAATTGAACCCCTGGAACTGGCGGATCCGATCGGAATCGGGCTGCCTCTGGGTGGGAATCAGCGCAGAGCCCTTGAATGTGCGGTCATCCGCAAAGAGGGGGGACAGCGGACCGACACCGGACATATTGAAGGGAGCATTCCACGACCTTTCCTGAACTGGTTCGAGATGCCCCTCAGTGAAAGTGAGCTGGATGACATCAATAAAGAGCTGGGAAAACGGTATGAGTTTGCCGTCGTGTTTACCTGGATCGCGGGTCTCCTGAACCTGCTGGCGATCTGGGATGCGTTTGAAGGCCCCGCTTACGGCCGGGGAGACGAGGAGGAAGAAAAGCCATCCTCTGACAAAGAGCCTTCACCCGCAACAACATAA
- a CDS encoding DUF2752 domain-containing protein, with product MSALRELHPGMPIGWKLRLLLICWSLFLIGGFWVAIRIQPDPRGFGSHQQLGFAPCVIRNQFSIPCPSCGMTTSFSHFVRGQLSQSAQANTSGLILALVCLAMIPWSWISVYHRRLWLISNPELCLLWLICGLTAITVMEWAFRMTF from the coding sequence TTGTCGGCGCTGCGTGAATTACATCCGGGCATGCCCATTGGATGGAAACTGCGGCTGCTGTTGATTTGCTGGAGTCTGTTTCTGATCGGCGGGTTTTGGGTTGCGATTCGAATTCAGCCGGATCCGCGAGGCTTCGGTTCACATCAACAACTCGGTTTTGCACCCTGCGTCATCAGAAATCAATTCTCAATTCCCTGTCCCAGTTGTGGGATGACAACTTCCTTTTCACATTTTGTTCGAGGTCAGTTAAGTCAGTCTGCCCAGGCCAATACGTCCGGGTTGATTCTGGCACTGGTCTGTCTGGCTATGATTCCCTGGTCCTGGATCAGCGTGTATCACAGACGGCTCTGGCTGATCTCCAATCCTGAACTCTGTCTGCTCTGGCTGATCTGTGGTCTGACTGCGATCACCGTGATGGAGTGGGCTTTCAGGATGACATTTTAA
- a CDS encoding HesB/IscA family protein codes for MAVTITENASNELKRFKENSNYSEDSLLRIGIVSGGCSGFSYDFKFVEPTEYNEENDTISEQHGVKVVVDKKSSLFLDGTTVDYYEGLDKRGFTFDNPNAVKSCGCGSSFSA; via the coding sequence ATGGCTGTCACAATTACTGAAAATGCTTCCAACGAACTGAAGCGTTTCAAAGAGAATTCCAATTACAGTGAAGATTCTCTCTTACGTATCGGGATCGTTTCCGGTGGTTGCAGTGGTTTCTCGTACGACTTTAAATTCGTTGAACCAACTGAATACAACGAAGAAAACGATACCATTTCCGAACAACATGGCGTGAAAGTCGTTGTCGACAAGAAGAGCAGCCTGTTCCTCGACGGTACCACCGTAGACTACTACGAGGGCCTCGACAAACGCGGTTTCACTTTCGATAACCCCAATGCTGTCAAATCCTGCGGATGCGGCAGCAGCTTCTCTGCCTGA
- a CDS encoding cytochrome c oxidase subunit 3 codes for MLFTSRDRLSQRDFGLAIFLFSIAVLFVGGLLAYVVVRTSMAQTSQPINLVIPPILWLSTALLILGSITIHRSLYYVRLEKQQQFRNCLNLTFLLGGAFFVIQTLGLMNVLSQHGELLLSLDPAQDSYRYLSSYGMLFAFVLLHAVHFIVAFCVLGYVIYKAYLYEYDHEYHWGVHACSVVWHFLGVIWICMLLLFCFVG; via the coding sequence ATGTTGTTCACATCCCGCGACCGACTCAGTCAGCGGGATTTCGGGCTGGCCATCTTCCTCTTCAGCATCGCGGTTCTGTTCGTCGGAGGACTGCTGGCCTACGTGGTTGTTAGAACCAGCATGGCTCAGACATCCCAGCCCATCAACCTGGTAATCCCTCCAATTCTCTGGTTGAGCACAGCGCTGCTGATCCTGGGCAGTATCACCATTCACCGCTCACTGTATTACGTCCGGCTGGAAAAGCAGCAGCAGTTCCGCAATTGCCTGAACCTCACCTTCCTGCTCGGCGGTGCTTTCTTTGTGATCCAGACCTTGGGACTGATGAACGTCTTAAGCCAGCACGGCGAACTGCTGCTCTCACTTGACCCGGCTCAGGATTCGTATCGCTACCTCAGCAGCTACGGCATGCTGTTCGCCTTTGTGCTGCTGCATGCGGTGCATTTCATCGTGGCCTTTTGTGTACTCGGTTATGTAATTTACAAAGCCTATCTCTACGAGTACGACCATGAGTATCACTGGGGCGTCCACGCCTGCTCGGTTGTCTGGCATTTCCTGGGAGTGATCTGGATCTGCATGCTGCTGCTGTTCTGCTTTGTGGGCTAA
- the lepB gene encoding signal peptidase I has product MHQSSLQTDSRTEEVPERTSLMRMVVESVVALAIAVILFRTFEAEGYMISTGSMAPSLLGYHKQVTCPRCDYSFTYGVAYDESVSANRFQGASGEADVNAGVGEYATCPNCNTNSIDLTHVPRNEGDQLLVFKHAYYLKPPRRWEVVVFQNPIKPTQAYVKRVVGLPGEKVQVKQGDLYINGEIQRKELKTQRAVRQLVYDNRYQPQDDDFFQPRFIPVEQEDEAGGQSNQWSPRERGFVHTADQDNPLAESHWSWVKYQHWIRQGGHHETSVPLEAWPAEVDPPEPVIGAVHYDEQKQQLTCHGALSPDDCQRWLNQSEDEEFRYALALLYEKSHVAPVVDDYAYNSGVENQKAIPVHDFMFECQLQVSGREGAFAIEMQNGQHQFRTLIDFAQQQVSLWVDDQQQPLRSEPLHDAFRSGPVRLEMSVMDRQVLCAVDGKLLYQPLLFSESTTPRKEIREPVRFGCQGARVQVADLKLFRDIHYTRGKGLHGVEEPYELDERSYFVLGDNSPVSLDSRSWADGKVDRKYLLGKPFLVHLPSRQGEVKFGNHIGHIRIPDFSRIRYIH; this is encoded by the coding sequence ATGCACCAATCATCCCTTCAAACCGATTCCCGCACAGAAGAAGTTCCCGAGCGAACCAGTCTGATGCGGATGGTGGTGGAGTCTGTGGTCGCACTCGCAATCGCGGTGATTCTCTTTCGGACCTTCGAGGCGGAAGGTTATATGATCTCAACGGGCTCGATGGCCCCGTCACTGTTGGGTTATCACAAACAGGTGACCTGTCCCCGCTGTGATTATTCGTTTACTTATGGAGTCGCTTACGACGAATCGGTTTCCGCGAACCGTTTCCAGGGAGCCTCTGGAGAGGCTGATGTCAACGCGGGTGTGGGCGAATACGCAACCTGTCCCAACTGCAATACGAATTCCATCGATCTGACCCATGTGCCCCGCAACGAAGGGGATCAACTGCTGGTCTTCAAACACGCCTACTATCTCAAACCACCCCGCCGCTGGGAGGTCGTCGTGTTTCAGAATCCGATCAAACCCACCCAGGCTTATGTCAAACGGGTTGTGGGGCTGCCCGGAGAAAAGGTGCAGGTCAAGCAGGGGGATCTCTATATCAACGGTGAGATACAGCGGAAAGAGTTGAAAACGCAACGCGCGGTGCGGCAGCTTGTATATGACAATCGCTATCAACCCCAGGATGACGACTTTTTCCAGCCCCGTTTCATTCCCGTGGAACAGGAAGACGAGGCAGGCGGGCAGAGCAACCAATGGTCGCCTCGCGAACGCGGCTTTGTACATACCGCCGATCAGGACAATCCCCTCGCGGAATCACACTGGTCGTGGGTGAAATATCAGCACTGGATCCGACAGGGGGGGCACCACGAAACAAGCGTCCCACTGGAAGCCTGGCCCGCAGAAGTGGATCCGCCGGAACCGGTAATCGGGGCGGTGCACTACGATGAACAGAAACAGCAGCTCACCTGTCATGGGGCACTCTCCCCCGATGACTGCCAGCGGTGGTTAAATCAGTCTGAGGATGAAGAGTTCCGCTACGCGCTGGCACTGTTGTATGAGAAATCGCATGTGGCTCCGGTCGTCGATGATTACGCTTACAATTCGGGCGTGGAGAATCAGAAAGCGATTCCAGTGCATGACTTTATGTTTGAGTGCCAGCTGCAGGTCTCCGGGAGGGAAGGGGCCTTCGCAATCGAAATGCAGAACGGACAGCATCAGTTTCGTACGCTGATCGACTTCGCCCAGCAGCAGGTGTCACTCTGGGTCGACGACCAGCAGCAGCCACTCCGCAGCGAACCCCTGCATGACGCGTTCCGTTCCGGCCCCGTGCGGCTCGAGATGTCTGTCATGGATCGCCAGGTTCTGTGTGCCGTCGATGGAAAGCTGCTCTATCAGCCGCTGCTCTTCTCCGAGAGTACCACTCCGCGGAAGGAGATCCGCGAACCGGTTCGCTTTGGCTGTCAGGGGGCACGAGTCCAGGTGGCGGATCTGAAGTTATTTCGCGATATTCACTACACCCGCGGCAAGGGATTACACGGCGTAGAGGAGCCCTACGAGCTCGACGAACGCAGCTATTTCGTACTGGGAGATAACAGCCCGGTATCGCTGGACAGCCGCAGCTGGGCGGACGGCAAAGTGGATCGCAAGTACCTGCTGGGTAAGCCTTTTCTGGTACATCTCCCCTCCCGGCAGGGGGAAGTCAAATTCGGGAATCATATCGGACACATCCGCATTCCAGATTTCTCCCGGATTCGCTATATTCACTGA
- a CDS encoding beta-ketoacyl-[acyl-carrier-protein] synthase family protein, protein MQINGLALTDIVDLADHADLFELLDNESVYTLSHQGVTAGFSSVKAISRSTGIETRRLLQPDLCPLDIAVAIAEKLQFRVGFDWNDCPAILLCHSHTNNQSARQLCDQLSEKLGVPTERFIPFNYGCVGFVQLLNRAAQLLQELPERVHIPLLTVETPEHWHDSSDKAFCGIVSAGATGTTLWRGPGHELLHVETAVEIIPEERRKPEVPLFWTEQGDMFDFRGQPEHKLVMHMDGESVFLNGVDFMLNACLKSYHEVADEPGRILIAPHQPSGKLLKAMIAAAKQVPIEADFLNNLPNYGNSISSTIPTILARLEQVVSQNGYEPAAPGDLILLPAAGICMDRLTDAMCIGRAAIRWQPGRYHEEA, encoded by the coding sequence ATGCAGATTAATGGACTAGCACTTACAGATATTGTAGATCTGGCAGACCACGCGGATCTGTTTGAATTACTGGATAATGAAAGTGTCTACACCCTTTCTCACCAGGGCGTAACGGCCGGGTTTTCCAGCGTGAAAGCCATTAGCCGTTCTACGGGCATCGAGACACGCCGCCTGCTGCAGCCCGATCTCTGTCCACTGGACATTGCGGTCGCGATTGCGGAGAAACTCCAGTTCCGCGTCGGCTTTGACTGGAACGACTGTCCGGCCATTCTGCTCTGTCATTCACACACCAATAACCAGTCAGCCCGTCAGCTCTGCGATCAGCTTTCCGAAAAGCTGGGTGTTCCCACAGAACGCTTCATCCCCTTCAATTATGGCTGCGTGGGCTTTGTGCAACTCCTGAACCGGGCCGCACAACTGCTGCAGGAACTCCCCGAACGGGTACATATTCCGCTGCTCACGGTCGAAACTCCCGAGCACTGGCACGATTCGTCTGACAAAGCATTCTGCGGCATTGTTTCCGCCGGCGCCACCGGCACCACCCTCTGGCGTGGACCGGGACACGAACTGCTGCACGTAGAGACCGCTGTCGAAATCATTCCTGAAGAACGCCGTAAACCCGAGGTCCCTCTGTTCTGGACCGAACAAGGCGACATGTTCGATTTCCGTGGTCAGCCCGAGCACAAGCTTGTGATGCACATGGACGGGGAATCGGTATTCCTGAATGGCGTTGATTTCATGTTGAATGCCTGCCTGAAATCATATCACGAAGTTGCCGACGAACCCGGCCGGATCCTGATTGCCCCGCATCAGCCCAGTGGCAAGCTGCTCAAAGCGATGATTGCAGCCGCCAAGCAGGTACCGATCGAAGCCGACTTCCTGAATAATCTGCCCAACTACGGCAATTCCATCTCGTCGACAATCCCCACGATCCTGGCCCGTCTGGAGCAGGTTGTCAGCCAGAACGGATATGAACCGGCCGCTCCCGGCGACCTGATTCTGTTACCCGCCGCCGGAATCTGTATGGATCGCCTGACAGACGCCATGTGCATCGGTCGTGCCGCCATCCGCTGGCAGCCGGGTCGCTATCACGAAGAAGCCTGA
- the lptB gene encoding LPS export ABC transporter ATP-binding protein yields the protein MPLLECVGLVKDYPGKRAVDGVDFFVERGEIVGLLGPNGAGKTTTFRMACGMVAPTKGRVYLEDTDVTTWPMYKRARKGMGYLPQDESVFVKLSIEDNIYAILEFLDLNRRQRRETVDRLLDQFGLTAKRKQIASTLSGGERRRLEIARCLASSPELILLDEPFTGIDPVTIHDIQDIIADLRDSGISILLTDHRERETLTITDRSYIISAGQVLVSGDAETVLSDESAQALYFGKRFDKGSIIEGREAFGTRGFERDAA from the coding sequence ATGCCATTGCTGGAATGCGTCGGTCTGGTCAAGGATTATCCGGGTAAACGGGCCGTCGACGGCGTCGATTTTTTCGTGGAACGGGGTGAAATCGTCGGTTTGCTGGGACCCAACGGGGCTGGTAAGACGACCACCTTCCGCATGGCCTGCGGAATGGTTGCTCCCACGAAAGGCCGTGTCTACCTGGAAGATACCGATGTCACTACCTGGCCCATGTACAAACGGGCGCGAAAAGGCATGGGGTACCTGCCTCAGGATGAGAGTGTGTTTGTCAAACTCTCGATTGAAGACAACATCTACGCTATCCTGGAGTTCCTCGACCTGAATCGCCGTCAGCGACGTGAGACCGTCGATCGACTGCTGGACCAGTTCGGACTGACCGCCAAGCGGAAGCAGATTGCTTCGACCCTCTCCGGTGGGGAACGTCGGCGTCTGGAAATTGCCCGCTGCCTGGCCAGCTCTCCGGAATTGATTCTGCTGGACGAACCATTCACCGGGATTGACCCGGTTACGATTCATGATATTCAGGATATCATTGCCGACCTGCGTGACAGTGGGATCTCGATTCTGTTGACGGACCACCGTGAACGTGAGACGCTGACCATTACGGACCGCAGCTATATCATCAGTGCGGGACAGGTACTCGTCAGTGGGGACGCGGAAACCGTGCTCAGCGACGAATCAGCCCAGGCGCTGTACTTCGGTAAGCGGTTCGACAAGGGCTCGATCATCGAAGGTCGCGAAGCCTTTGGAACTCGCGGATTTGAACGAGACGCTGCCTGA
- a CDS encoding 3'-5' exoribonuclease YhaM family protein, with protein MNTAREVMLLSEMEPGQMADSFVLLVSRQRSNTRDGKPYFRVQFRDNATVATAMIWSDTPWFEDCENNWSEGEFYKVRARYEESKYGPQLDIDRIRPVNDEDAEDGFDPGLYFKRSRFSSDEMFVELTDIAREQITEEPLRDLVLDILDEYADQIKVIAAASRNHHAFTGGFLEHVLSVTRTACYLADKYSDYYREMQPPLNKSLVVSGAILHDIGKLNELDYKPHASSYTPAGRLIGHILLGRDLVREHARKFEELSPETLLRLEHMIVSHQNLPEWGSPVAPHTPEALLVHYADDVDAKFHMMATTLENILPGNEDAFSGRDNALRRSIFLGLKTPE; from the coding sequence ATGAACACCGCGCGAGAAGTCATGCTGCTGAGTGAAATGGAACCCGGACAGATGGCGGACAGTTTTGTCCTGCTCGTCTCCCGACAGCGTTCCAACACGCGGGACGGGAAACCTTATTTTCGGGTCCAGTTCCGCGATAATGCGACAGTGGCCACCGCGATGATCTGGAGCGACACTCCCTGGTTTGAAGATTGTGAAAACAACTGGAGCGAGGGGGAGTTCTACAAAGTTCGAGCTCGCTACGAAGAAAGTAAGTACGGTCCGCAACTGGACATTGACCGCATTCGTCCCGTGAATGATGAAGACGCCGAGGATGGATTCGACCCCGGCCTGTATTTCAAACGCTCCCGTTTTTCCAGCGACGAGATGTTTGTAGAACTGACGGACATTGCCCGCGAACAGATTACCGAGGAACCCTTGCGCGATCTGGTGCTGGACATCCTGGATGAATATGCAGACCAGATCAAAGTGATCGCTGCGGCCAGCAGAAATCATCATGCGTTCACCGGCGGTTTTCTGGAACATGTGCTGTCAGTCACTCGGACCGCCTGTTATCTGGCCGACAAATACAGCGACTATTACCGGGAGATGCAACCGCCGCTAAACAAATCTCTGGTGGTATCAGGGGCCATCCTGCACGACATCGGCAAGCTGAACGAACTCGATTACAAACCGCACGCCTCCAGCTACACACCAGCGGGACGATTGATCGGCCATATCCTGCTGGGCCGCGATCTCGTACGGGAGCACGCCCGAAAATTTGAGGAACTCAGTCCCGAGACTCTGCTGCGACTGGAACATATGATTGTCTCGCATCAGAATCTGCCTGAATGGGGCTCGCCTGTCGCCCCGCATACCCCGGAAGCACTGCTGGTGCACTATGCAGATGATGTAGACGCCAAGTTCCACATGATGGCCACCACGCTGGAAAATATCCTGCCCGGAAACGAAGATGCGTTTTCCGGACGCGATAATGCCTTACGGCGGAGTATCTTTCTGGGGCTGAAAACGCCAGAATAA
- the lepB gene encoding signal peptidase I, with protein MTKKIEKSKLKTFLAERAEKKQAESETPRSRHNEVRDTIESIIIALVFAFVFRAYSAEAFVIPTGSMAPTLYGRHKELTCPSCGVKYAVGASDELIEKTEYYRPDLKVTGALCPNCRYYADLREAMPFTGDRIIVNKFPFEFGDPDRWDVIVFKYPEASQTNYIKRLVGLPGEEIQISRGDVYARKSDQEPFQILRKDNLEKQLTVQQLVYDDDYPPREILQYGWPERWSPMQQVAAGETKFQGLSKSNWVIDQESRAYQYQGESLKQADAKLEWLRYQHVVPQTSEWALLQENPELFQQSILSSPPRPRLISDFTAYNSYTGGTTEGYYIYDAAFWVGDLTLSFDVEIENAEGELFVELMRGDRHYRVKFDVKTGKATLYYVEDYPNPEPVETELTTVETSLQGAGAHQIMFANVDQRLCLWIDGDLVELQGKTEYKPTATHDPREGDLAPAGIAGRGLNFNVSHLLLQRDIYYRADEYYQKLEIPGEHKHLWELLYDPAAWSREYEDHHQKVTFAQMSDEEFFVLGDNSARSADSRLWGNDRGAERRHAVPRTALVGKAFMIYWPHGIPFMNDGRGYSPDVGPLKRFFYHQTAPGSYPKDPYAKLSFPFYPNFSRMKRIR; from the coding sequence ATGACCAAAAAAATCGAGAAATCAAAGCTGAAAACGTTTCTGGCAGAACGGGCTGAGAAAAAACAGGCTGAGTCCGAAACGCCTCGTTCCCGCCATAATGAAGTCCGCGATACGATCGAATCGATCATCATTGCTCTGGTGTTCGCTTTTGTGTTCCGGGCTTATTCGGCAGAGGCGTTCGTCATTCCCACCGGTTCCATGGCTCCCACACTCTACGGTCGGCACAAAGAACTGACCTGTCCTTCATGTGGCGTCAAATATGCCGTTGGTGCCAGCGATGAACTGATTGAAAAGACAGAGTATTACCGCCCCGATTTAAAAGTGACCGGCGCGCTCTGTCCCAACTGCCGCTACTATGCTGACCTGCGGGAAGCGATGCCGTTTACCGGGGATCGGATTATCGTCAATAAATTCCCCTTTGAGTTCGGCGATCCTGATCGCTGGGATGTGATTGTCTTCAAGTATCCGGAGGCGTCGCAAACCAATTACATCAAACGCCTGGTCGGACTGCCTGGCGAGGAAATCCAGATTTCCCGCGGCGATGTCTACGCTCGTAAAAGCGATCAGGAACCGTTTCAGATTCTCCGCAAAGACAACCTGGAAAAACAGCTGACGGTTCAGCAACTGGTCTATGATGATGATTATCCACCCCGCGAAATTCTGCAGTATGGCTGGCCCGAACGCTGGTCTCCCATGCAGCAGGTAGCCGCCGGCGAGACGAAGTTCCAGGGGCTGAGCAAGTCCAACTGGGTGATCGATCAGGAATCACGGGCCTATCAGTATCAGGGTGAATCCCTCAAGCAGGCTGACGCCAAACTGGAATGGCTGCGCTACCAGCATGTGGTGCCGCAGACATCAGAGTGGGCTCTGCTCCAGGAAAACCCGGAACTGTTTCAGCAGTCGATCTTGTCCTCTCCTCCCCGACCCCGGCTGATCAGTGATTTTACAGCCTACAACAGCTACACCGGGGGGACCACCGAGGGATATTACATCTACGACGCTGCCTTCTGGGTCGGTGATCTCACACTCAGTTTCGATGTAGAGATCGAGAACGCCGAAGGAGAACTGTTTGTGGAACTGATGCGCGGCGATCGACATTACCGCGTCAAGTTTGACGTAAAGACCGGCAAAGCGACCCTCTACTACGTGGAAGATTATCCCAACCCCGAACCGGTAGAGACCGAATTAACGACCGTCGAAACCTCATTGCAGGGAGCGGGCGCCCATCAAATCATGTTTGCGAACGTCGATCAGCGGCTCTGTCTCTGGATCGACGGGGATCTGGTAGAACTGCAGGGCAAAACCGAATACAAGCCGACAGCGACGCACGATCCGCGGGAAGGCGACCTGGCACCAGCGGGAATCGCGGGCCGGGGGCTCAATTTCAACGTCTCTCATCTGCTGCTGCAACGGGACATCTACTACCGTGCGGACGAGTATTATCAGAAGCTGGAAATTCCCGGCGAGCATAAACATCTCTGGGAACTGCTCTACGATCCGGCTGCCTGGAGTCGTGAGTATGAAGATCATCACCAGAAAGTCACGTTTGCACAGATGTCTGATGAAGAGTTCTTCGTGCTCGGCGATAACTCGGCCCGCAGTGCCGACAGTCGCCTGTGGGGCAATGATCGGGGGGCAGAACGTCGTCACGCCGTCCCGCGTACAGCCCTGGTCGGGAAAGCCTTCATGATTTACTGGCCGCATGGAATTCCGTTTATGAATGATGGTCGCGGCTATTCACCCGATGTGGGACCACTCAAGAGGTTTTTCTATCATCAGACGGCTCCCGGATCTTATCCCAAGGACCCCTATGCCAAGCTGTCATTCCCATTTTACCCCAATTTTTCCCGCATGAAACGCATTCGCTGA
- the dapF gene encoding diaminopimelate epimerase, whose translation MKFTKMHGAGNDYVYVNCFEESLPEDIASLAMAVSDRHKGIGSDGLILICPSEKADARMRMFNADGSESEMCGNGVRCVAKYVYDHGIAKQQTLKIETGAGVLHLDLELAGSRVSQVRVNMGHPILKSAEIPTQLPGDPPVDADLDLGDQSLKVTCVSMGNPHCITFVDELNDHWVHGIGPKVEVHPMFPNRVNAEFIEVVSPSELKMRVWERGSGETQACGTGACASAVAGVLTGRSERNVLIHLPGGDLRLEWAEAGEVYMTGPAVEVYEGVWTGPQ comes from the coding sequence ATGAAATTTACCAAGATGCACGGAGCCGGCAACGACTACGTCTATGTCAACTGTTTTGAAGAGTCCCTCCCTGAAGACATTGCCAGCCTGGCGATGGCGGTCAGTGACCGGCACAAAGGCATCGGATCGGACGGACTGATTCTGATCTGTCCGTCGGAAAAAGCGGATGCCCGCATGCGGATGTTTAATGCAGATGGCAGCGAGTCGGAAATGTGCGGGAACGGCGTGCGTTGTGTCGCGAAATACGTCTACGATCATGGGATCGCGAAACAGCAGACCTTGAAGATCGAAACCGGGGCCGGTGTACTGCATCTGGACCTGGAACTGGCGGGAAGCCGCGTCAGCCAGGTGCGGGTCAACATGGGGCATCCTATTCTCAAAAGCGCCGAGATTCCGACGCAGCTCCCCGGCGATCCCCCGGTTGACGCCGATCTGGATCTGGGTGATCAGAGCCTGAAAGTGACCTGTGTATCCATGGGAAACCCGCACTGTATTACCTTCGTTGACGAGCTCAACGATCACTGGGTGCATGGGATCGGACCGAAAGTAGAAGTACATCCGATGTTCCCCAATCGGGTCAACGCGGAATTCATCGAAGTCGTCTCGCCCTCCGAACTGAAGATGCGCGTCTGGGAGCGTGGTTCCGGCGAAACCCAGGCTTGCGGCACCGGAGCCTGTGCTTCTGCGGTGGCGGGCGTCTTGACGGGGCGGTCCGAACGAAATGTGCTTATCCACTTGCCTGGTGGTGATTTACGGCTCGAGTGGGCCGAGGCGGGAGAAGTCTATATGACCGGTCCGGCTGTCGAAGTCTACGAGGGAGTCTGGACGGGGCCTCAATAA
- a CDS encoding SDR family NAD(P)-dependent oxidoreductase, which yields MKLEGRNALVTGSSRGIGRGCAIEMAKAGANVAINYRSHPEEAEEAAEEARSYGVKAITVQADVSDQASVEAAVAKTVEEFGSLDLFVSNSAYSDRELILEADMEGFKRTIDVTMWGAFFGVRAAAAQMTKQGSGGSIVVISSPHAVIAIPTSAAYNMAKAAIDHMARTAAIEFAQHRIRVNTVHPGWIDTPGERKFFTDEQLQAGAENIPWKRLGTPNEVGKLVTFLSSPDADYMTGGTTTIDGGISLPWWSNRAEGAQ from the coding sequence ATGAAACTGGAAGGGCGAAATGCGCTCGTGACGGGCTCCTCTCGGGGCATCGGTCGAGGATGTGCGATTGAAATGGCCAAAGCAGGCGCCAATGTGGCGATCAATTATCGCTCCCATCCCGAAGAAGCCGAAGAAGCAGCTGAAGAAGCCCGCTCTTACGGCGTGAAAGCCATCACTGTCCAGGCTGATGTCTCTGATCAGGCCTCGGTCGAAGCCGCTGTGGCGAAGACTGTTGAAGAGTTTGGCAGCCTCGATCTGTTCGTTTCCAACTCTGCCTACAGCGATCGGGAACTGATCCTGGAAGCCGATATGGAAGGTTTCAAACGAACCATCGATGTGACCATGTGGGGTGCCTTCTTCGGCGTACGGGCGGCTGCCGCCCAGATGACCAAACAGGGCTCAGGTGGCTCCATTGTCGTCATCAGTTCTCCGCATGCGGTCATCGCGATTCCGACCTCAGCCGCTTACAACATGGCGAAAGCCGCCATCGACCACATGGCACGTACCGCTGCCATCGAATTCGCGCAGCATCGCATCCGTGTGAATACCGTTCATCCCGGCTGGATTGATACTCCCGGTGAGCGGAAGTTCTTTACTGATGAGCAGTTGCAGGCAGGTGCGGAAAACATCCCCTGGAAGCGACTGGGAACCCCGAATGAAGTCGGCAAACTGGTGACCTTCCTCTCCAGTCCCGATGCCGATTACATGACCGGCGGTACCACCACGATTGATGGTGGAATCAGCCTGCCATGGTGGTCCAATCGGGCCGAGGGAGCACAGTAA